Proteins co-encoded in one Aerococcaceae bacterium DSM 111021 genomic window:
- a CDS encoding pyrimidine-nucleoside phosphorylase, with protein MRVVDIIEKKQMGKALTEEEIRFIVEGFTDSSIPDYQVSAWMMAIYFKGMNEEEASHLTMAMVESGDQIDLSDIEGVKVDKHSTGGVGDTTTIVLAPLVASAGVPVAKMSGRGLGHTGGTLDKFEAIDGFEIEVPIEKFIELVNKNKVAVVGQTGNLAPADKKMYGLRDVTSTVQSIPLIASSIMSKKIASGADAIVLDVKVGDGAFMKTVEQACQLAETMVQIGEQVNRKTLAVISDMSQPLGFAVGNALEVQEAIDTLRGEGPTDLTELCLVLGSQMLMAANKVDTLEEGKTLLQEKINNGEALETLRHFIEHQGGNPAVVDNPELLPQAKYQIPIVAERDGVISEWIAHEVGIACSILGAGREKYTDDIDPAVGVVLKVKVGDKVKKGDPVVVVHSNTENIDEVKEKLNNAFTISDHSDPIQLIVDTINHA; from the coding sequence ATGAGAGTAGTAGATATCATTGAAAAAAAACAAATGGGTAAAGCTTTAACCGAAGAAGAGATTCGTTTTATTGTTGAAGGATTTACTGATTCATCTATCCCAGATTACCAAGTGAGTGCATGGATGATGGCAATTTACTTCAAAGGAATGAATGAAGAAGAAGCGAGTCATTTGACTATGGCTATGGTTGAGAGTGGCGACCAAATCGACTTATCTGATATTGAAGGTGTCAAAGTAGATAAACATTCAACGGGTGGTGTTGGAGATACAACGACCATCGTACTCGCACCATTAGTAGCGAGCGCTGGTGTTCCAGTTGCTAAGATGAGTGGGCGTGGGTTAGGCCACACTGGTGGTACATTGGATAAATTCGAAGCAATTGATGGCTTTGAAATTGAAGTGCCTATTGAGAAATTTATCGAGCTTGTTAATAAGAACAAGGTAGCAGTTGTTGGTCAAACAGGTAATTTAGCGCCAGCTGATAAGAAAATGTACGGCTTACGCGATGTAACAAGTACGGTTCAATCGATTCCATTAATTGCGAGTTCAATTATGAGTAAAAAGATAGCATCAGGTGCTGATGCTATTGTTCTTGACGTTAAAGTCGGGGACGGTGCTTTCATGAAGACAGTTGAGCAAGCCTGTCAACTAGCTGAAACAATGGTTCAAATTGGTGAACAAGTAAACCGTAAGACTTTGGCTGTTATCTCAGATATGAGCCAGCCACTTGGCTTTGCGGTTGGGAACGCTTTAGAAGTTCAAGAAGCCATTGATACTTTAAGAGGCGAAGGACCAACTGACTTAACAGAGTTATGTCTCGTACTTGGTAGTCAAATGTTAATGGCAGCTAATAAAGTTGATACATTAGAAGAAGGAAAAACGTTATTACAAGAAAAAATTAATAATGGTGAAGCTTTAGAAACATTGCGTCATTTCATTGAACATCAAGGTGGTAATCCAGCTGTCGTTGATAACCCAGAATTACTCCCTCAAGCTAAATATCAAATTCCCATTGTTGCAGAACGAGACGGTGTAATTAGTGAGTGGATTGCTCATGAGGTAGGGATTGCATGTAGTATCCTTGGAGCTGGTCGCGAGAAGTATACAGACGATATCGATCCAGCTGTCGGTGTAGTATTGAAAGTAAAGGTTGGCGATAAAGTGAAAAAAGGTGATCCAGTTGTAGTCGTGCACTCAAACACTGAGAATATTGATGAGGTCAAAGAAAAATTGAACAATGCCTTTACCATTAGTGATCATAGTGACCCTATTCAACTGATTGTAGATACGATTAATCACGCTTAA
- a CDS encoding glycerophosphodiester phosphodiesterase: MKSLMRKALGIGSLLAPIWYAIYAWPQSDEAMPFFEKNRTRPYNIAHRGGAALAPEETLEAFAKADEAGADMFEYDVHITKDGHLIASHDPTVDRITTGTGYINEMTLEDIKSLDAGAKFIDSDGNHPYQGQTVQLATVEEIFLLFPRKKAVIELKDTNNPALYEEMIQEMWRLIQQYHMEDKVIVASFDHKINQRFKEISEGRVAIGAGESEATSYLTKMMLKLNGIAHTDAEAFQLPLEQHGLDLTQKNIIEGSRKRGIAVYYWTINDEATMRELIRKDVDGIMTDNPEMLGRVLDEL, from the coding sequence ATGAAATCTTTAATGAGGAAAGCTTTAGGTATTGGTAGTCTTTTAGCACCCATCTGGTATGCAATTTATGCATGGCCACAATCTGACGAAGCAATGCCGTTTTTTGAAAAGAACCGAACTAGACCTTATAACATTGCTCATAGAGGTGGCGCAGCCTTAGCACCCGAGGAAACGCTTGAAGCATTTGCTAAAGCGGACGAAGCTGGAGCGGATATGTTTGAATACGATGTACATATTACGAAAGACGGACATCTTATAGCGAGTCACGATCCAACCGTCGACCGTATTACAACTGGCACAGGCTATATTAATGAGATGACTCTCGAAGACATAAAATCTTTAGATGCTGGAGCAAAATTTATTGATTCTGATGGCAACCATCCTTATCAAGGACAAACTGTCCAATTAGCAACAGTTGAAGAAATTTTCTTACTCTTCCCGCGCAAAAAAGCTGTTATAGAATTAAAAGATACGAATAATCCCGCTCTTTATGAAGAAATGATTCAAGAAATGTGGCGATTAATCCAACAATATCATATGGAAGATAAAGTGATTGTCGCAAGCTTTGATCATAAGATTAATCAGCGATTCAAAGAGATATCAGAAGGTCGCGTTGCGATTGGTGCGGGTGAAAGCGAAGCAACTTCTTACTTAACGAAGATGATGCTTAAGCTCAATGGCATTGCGCATACGGATGCTGAAGCTTTCCAACTACCTCTTGAACAGCATGGCTTAGACCTTACTCAAAAGAATATCATTGAAGGTTCTCGTAAACGTGGTATCGCTGTCTATTATTGGACGATTAATGATGAAGCAACCATGCGTGAGTTGATCCGTAAAGATGTGGATGGGATTATGACAGATAATCCGGAGATGTTGGGGAGAGTTTTGGATGAGTTATAA
- a CDS encoding deoxynucleoside kinase, producing the protein MSYKIHIIGSIGSGKTTLAKMISEQLNVPHFELDNVVWIRLASGDKKRTDYDRDLYLQEIVNTQSWIIEGVHHKWISKSLEEADQIIFLDISLLKRRWRIIHRFIKQKFGVEKANYKPSLKILKFLYNYNTVFEHKSKPEILSVLSDYKNKVVFIKNDQDIKHYLNHLT; encoded by the coding sequence ATGAGTTATAAGATCCACATAATCGGGTCTATCGGAAGCGGAAAAACGACTCTTGCTAAAATGATTTCAGAGCAGTTAAATGTTCCCCACTTTGAATTGGATAATGTTGTTTGGATACGACTCGCTTCTGGCGATAAAAAGCGAACTGATTATGATAGAGATTTGTATTTACAGGAAATCGTAAATACTCAATCTTGGATTATAGAAGGTGTTCATCATAAATGGATTTCTAAATCACTTGAAGAGGCTGATCAAATTATATTTCTAGACATAAGCTTACTAAAAAGAAGATGGCGAATTATCCATCGCTTTATCAAACAAAAATTTGGTGTTGAAAAAGCCAATTATAAACCTTCATTGAAAATTCTAAAATTTTTGTATAATTATAACACAGTATTTGAGCATAAAAGTAAGCCAGAAATTTTATCTGTACTTTCTGACTATAAAAACAAAGTGGTCTTTATTAAAAATGATCAAGATATAAAACATTATTTGAACCATTTAACTTAA
- the mvaD gene encoding diphosphomevalonate decarboxylase: MDTTTYRAYTNIALIKYWGKRNKELFLPVTSSLSLTLGEFYTDTTLEWNRDSIHDTFTLDGQIQDANAIDKVSRFINMFRDLSGIQRPVHVKSINHVPTAAGLASSASAFAALASSCNDLFGTQLSDKELSTYARRGSGSATRSLFGGFTMWHEGIGNDSDSSYAEMIDSADWDIGMVVVMINKQQKKISSRVGMEHTIETSPFYKLWPETVAEDLNAIIPAIKEQDIKTIGQIAEHNAMKMHATIIAANPSMTYWEPESLTAMNTVRELREAGIDCYFTMDAGPNVKVICRLSQADQIKEAFEKHFSSDRLVITGPGKSPHKIN, encoded by the coding sequence ATGGATACAACAACGTATCGTGCTTATACCAACATTGCTTTAATTAAGTATTGGGGAAAACGAAATAAAGAGTTGTTTCTACCAGTGACTAGCAGTCTTTCATTGACATTAGGAGAGTTTTACACAGATACAACCTTGGAATGGAATCGCGATTCCATTCATGATACTTTTACCTTAGATGGTCAAATACAAGATGCAAACGCGATAGATAAAGTATCGCGTTTTATTAATATGTTTAGAGATTTATCTGGTATTCAACGCCCAGTACATGTTAAGAGTATCAATCACGTGCCCACAGCAGCAGGACTTGCTTCTTCAGCTTCAGCTTTTGCAGCTTTGGCTAGTTCATGTAATGATTTATTTGGGACACAACTCTCAGATAAAGAGTTGTCAACTTATGCTCGTCGTGGTTCTGGAAGTGCTACTCGAAGTCTATTCGGTGGTTTTACAATGTGGCATGAAGGTATTGGCAATGATTCTGATTCGAGCTACGCCGAGATGATTGATTCTGCAGATTGGGATATCGGAATGGTTGTTGTAATGATAAACAAACAACAAAAGAAAATAAGTAGCCGTGTTGGGATGGAACATACAATTGAAACTTCACCGTTCTACAAACTTTGGCCAGAAACAGTTGCTGAGGATTTAAACGCAATAATTCCAGCAATCAAAGAACAAGATATTAAAACAATCGGTCAAATTGCTGAACATAATGCAATGAAGATGCATGCAACTATTATTGCTGCAAATCCAAGTATGACTTATTGGGAGCCAGAGTCTTTGACCGCTATGAATACTGTTCGAGAACTTCGTGAAGCAGGAATTGATTGTTACTTTACAATGGATGCGGGACCTAATGTTAAAGTCATTTGTCGTTTGAGCCAGGCGGATCAAATTAAAGAAGCTTTTGAAAAACACTTTTCAAGTGACCGCCTAGTGATTACAGGACCAGGTAAATCCCCTCACAAGATTAATTAG
- a CDS encoding type I pantothenate kinase has protein sequence MSTELFTQYSREEWEHFNRFEGTLKPIVGLEELVSLNDRLSQDDVKEIYVPLVHYIDVMHNNKKNYGEERDKFFNIIGQKSSFETNTFMIGVSGSVAVGKSTSARVLQRLLEKYYPDKRIGLVTTDGFLYPNAELERRGIMKRKGFPESYDMPSLVDFMSKVKVGKDKVEYPTYSHEIYDIVPGEMQVMKEPDILIVEGINAFQLPENQQTYMNEFFDFSIYIDADPLHIKKWFMDRFIMHMESAKDDPTNYFYEISKWPQEKVEDYGNEIWYTINLTNLVQHIQPTRGRADVILHKGINHSIDNVYVRKY, from the coding sequence TTGTCTACCGAATTATTTACACAATATTCAAGAGAAGAATGGGAACATTTTAATCGATTTGAAGGAACGTTAAAACCAATTGTAGGATTGGAAGAACTTGTTTCACTTAATGATCGATTATCTCAAGATGATGTGAAAGAGATTTATGTACCATTAGTCCATTATATTGATGTAATGCATAACAACAAAAAAAACTACGGTGAAGAACGTGATAAGTTCTTTAATATCATTGGACAGAAAAGTTCGTTTGAAACGAATACCTTTATGATAGGTGTATCTGGAAGTGTAGCAGTTGGCAAGAGTACATCAGCAAGAGTACTTCAACGCTTACTTGAAAAGTATTACCCAGATAAGCGAATTGGTTTAGTTACAACTGATGGTTTTCTATATCCCAATGCAGAATTAGAACGACGTGGTATAATGAAGCGTAAGGGATTCCCAGAAAGTTATGATATGCCTAGTTTAGTTGATTTTATGAGTAAGGTTAAAGTTGGGAAGGATAAAGTTGAGTACCCAACTTATTCGCATGAAATTTATGATATAGTTCCCGGAGAGATGCAAGTGATGAAAGAGCCGGATATCTTAATTGTTGAAGGGATTAATGCATTCCAATTACCAGAGAACCAACAAACATATATGAATGAGTTTTTTGATTTTTCAATTTATATTGATGCCGATCCACTTCATATAAAGAAATGGTTCATGGATCGATTCATAATGCATATGGAATCAGCTAAAGATGATCCGACAAACTACTTCTATGAAATCTCAAAATGGCCACAAGAAAAAGTGGAAGATTATGGAAATGAAATCTGGTATACAATTAACTTAACGAACTTAGTACAGCATATACAGCCTACACGAGGCCGTGCTGATGTTATCTTACATAAAGGGATTAATCATTCGATTGACAATGTTTACGTACGTAAATATTGA
- the guaA gene encoding glutamine-hydrolyzing GMP synthase — METNLLDIEKIVVLDFGSQYNQLITRRIREFGVFSELLPNDTTAEEIKAMDGVKGIILSGGPHSVYAPGSFDIDPAIYDLDLPIFGICYGMQLTTKFFGGEVQSSNKREYGQMPIHISNTESGIFEDLSKTENVLMSHSDLITRAPEGFTITASNESTPIAAFENTERQIYGVQFHPEVRASERGNDMLRNFIFNICNVSGEWSMENFIDIEIAKVRELVGDRKVLLALSGGVDSSVVGVLLQKAIGEQLVCIFVDHGLLRKNEGDHVMAALEEFGLNIIRIDAKDRFFTKLAGVSDPEEKRKIIGNEFIYVFDDEATKLEGIDFLAQGTLYTDIIESGTKTAQTIKSHHNVGGLPEDMQFELIEPLNTLFKDEVRALGTALGMPDSIVWRQPFPGPGLGIRVLGEITEEKVEIVRESDAILREEIAKHGLDRDIWQYFTTLPNVKSVGVMGDTRTYDHMVGIRAVTSIDGMTSEFARIPWDILHEISKRIVNEIPHVNRVVYDVTGKPPSTIEWE, encoded by the coding sequence ATGGAAACAAATTTATTAGATATTGAAAAAATCGTCGTATTAGACTTTGGAAGTCAATACAACCAATTAATTACAAGACGTATCCGTGAATTTGGAGTGTTCAGTGAATTATTACCAAATGACACAACAGCTGAAGAAATTAAAGCTATGGATGGGGTAAAAGGAATTATCTTGTCAGGTGGGCCACATAGTGTGTATGCACCAGGTTCTTTTGACATTGATCCCGCGATCTATGACTTAGATCTTCCAATATTTGGAATTTGTTATGGAATGCAATTAACAACGAAGTTCTTTGGTGGTGAAGTGCAAAGCTCAAATAAACGTGAATATGGCCAAATGCCAATTCATATTAGCAACACAGAGTCAGGGATATTTGAAGATTTATCAAAAACTGAGAATGTCTTAATGAGTCATTCAGACTTAATTACTAGAGCACCAGAAGGATTCACTATTACTGCAAGTAATGAAAGCACACCGATTGCTGCGTTTGAGAATACGGAACGACAAATCTATGGTGTTCAGTTTCACCCAGAAGTTCGAGCAAGTGAACGTGGAAATGATATGCTACGTAACTTTATCTTCAATATTTGTAATGTATCCGGCGAATGGTCAATGGAGAACTTTATCGACATTGAAATTGCTAAAGTACGAGAGCTTGTAGGAGACCGCAAAGTGCTATTAGCTTTATCAGGAGGAGTAGACTCAAGTGTTGTAGGAGTTCTTCTTCAAAAAGCAATTGGCGAGCAATTAGTGTGTATCTTTGTTGACCATGGTTTGCTTCGTAAAAATGAAGGAGATCACGTTATGGCTGCCTTAGAAGAATTCGGATTAAATATCATACGCATTGATGCTAAAGACCGCTTCTTCACAAAGTTAGCAGGCGTAAGTGATCCAGAAGAAAAACGTAAAATTATCGGAAACGAATTTATTTATGTCTTTGATGATGAAGCGACTAAATTAGAAGGTATCGACTTCTTAGCTCAAGGTACGCTTTATACAGATATTATTGAATCTGGTACTAAAACTGCTCAAACGATTAAATCTCACCACAACGTGGGTGGATTACCTGAAGACATGCAATTCGAATTAATCGAACCTTTGAATACATTATTCAAAGATGAAGTACGTGCTTTAGGTACTGCTTTAGGTATGCCAGATTCAATTGTTTGGCGTCAGCCATTCCCAGGACCAGGACTTGGTATCCGTGTCTTAGGTGAAATCACTGAAGAAAAAGTAGAAATCGTCCGCGAATCAGATGCAATTCTACGTGAAGAAATTGCTAAACACGGTTTAGACCGCGATATTTGGCAATACTTTACGACATTACCAAACGTTAAAAGTGTTGGAGTTATGGGAGATACCCGTACGTATGACCACATGGTTGGAATTCGAGCTGTAACTTCTATTGATGGTATGACAAGTGAGTTCGCAAGAATTCCGTGGGATATTTTACATGAGATTAGTAAGCGTATTGTTAACGAAATTCCTCATGTTAACCGTGTAGTGTATGATGTAACGGGTAAACCACCTTCGACAATTGAGTGGGAGTAA
- a CDS encoding phosphomevalonate kinase, protein MSKQLTIQSLFKKTTNNEISSVKVPGKLFITGEYAILFPKQPAIIIAVDQFLTANVTPSQQTKAGVITTDLSELTPLEYVRIDGQFHVDSNVSSSWHYAINAVNVAEALLHSLDIPISNYNIHFNSDLVNKDGLKFGLGSSGAIVVATIKGLLNFHGVNALDNETIFKLAAIALTLSKSNGSLADIATITTGGWVYYQSFDRQWLKNQVEAGTPVDIILLTDWPDLIIESLNVPDDLALLIGWTQSPASTDNLVGQLLERYTKHDEAFNLFLKNAATSVERMRFAFNENNLATIQTEIRTYRQLLIDLAKAYQLNIETTKLTQFIESALPYTFSAKSSGAGGGDCGIAIGHKDASTEALIKEWELEDIVALPLQVTPPFSIETT, encoded by the coding sequence TTGTCAAAACAATTAACTATTCAGTCACTTTTTAAAAAAACAACAAATAATGAGATTAGTTCCGTAAAGGTTCCGGGAAAACTTTTCATTACGGGAGAATATGCTATTCTCTTTCCAAAACAACCTGCTATTATTATTGCCGTTGACCAGTTTTTAACTGCAAATGTCACGCCAAGTCAACAAACCAAAGCAGGTGTAATAACAACTGATCTATCTGAATTAACACCACTTGAGTATGTAAGGATAGATGGTCAGTTTCATGTTGATTCAAATGTATCTTCTAGTTGGCATTACGCTATAAACGCTGTGAATGTCGCTGAAGCTCTATTACATAGCTTAGACATACCTATTTCAAATTATAATATTCATTTTAATTCAGATTTAGTTAATAAAGATGGTTTAAAATTCGGTTTAGGTTCAAGCGGTGCTATTGTCGTTGCGACTATCAAAGGTTTATTGAATTTTCATGGCGTTAATGCTCTTGATAACGAAACAATCTTTAAATTAGCTGCAATCGCCTTAACATTATCAAAATCTAATGGTAGTCTGGCAGATATTGCTACAATCACAACAGGCGGATGGGTCTATTACCAATCCTTTGATCGTCAGTGGCTAAAGAATCAAGTTGAAGCAGGTACTCCAGTAGATATAATTCTTTTAACAGATTGGCCTGATTTAATTATCGAATCACTTAATGTACCAGATGATCTAGCGTTATTAATTGGTTGGACTCAATCTCCTGCATCTACTGATAATTTAGTCGGTCAATTATTAGAAAGATATACAAAACATGACGAGGCTTTCAACCTGTTCTTAAAGAATGCTGCTACTTCTGTTGAGCGAATGAGGTTTGCTTTTAATGAGAATAATCTAGCGACAATTCAAACAGAAATCCGAACGTATCGTCAACTTTTAATTGACTTAGCTAAAGCCTATCAACTTAACATCGAAACGACTAAACTGACTCAATTTATTGAATCGGCTCTTCCATACACTTTCTCTGCTAAGTCTTCTGGTGCAGGTGGTGGTGACTGTGGTATTGCAATAGGCCATAAAGATGCCTCAACTGAGGCTTTAATCAAAGAGTGGGAACTGGAGGACATTGTAGCTTTACCGCTTCAAGTGACACCGCCCTTCTCTATTGAAACAACTTAA
- the mvk gene encoding mevalonate kinase has translation MDISKQYNQQSGLITSDDLQQIGIGTAHSKIILMGEHAVVYDYPAIALPFNSANVTVTITPSQSDQSFIHSSYYDGVLDDAPITLDNLKQAILVTLNSLKLTSTPMDITIDSSIPSGRGMGSSAAVSVALVRALANFYKHSISDYQLNFIVNQAEVIAHESTSGLDTLLASTNSPVIYRKSKAAKPIRLNLDAYLIVADSDMPGQTKTAVSKVRQLKEARPEFIRSAMRAIGGFVQQSVEAIQEKNINELGRLMTYNHYYLNQLEISNSHIDRIVNAAWLAGALGAKLTGGGLGGCVIALAQTKAEALLIRQAMSEAGATKTWELDLKTI, from the coding sequence ATGGATATTTCGAAGCAGTATAACCAACAATCTGGATTAATTACTTCAGATGATTTACAACAAATCGGGATTGGTACAGCACACAGTAAAATTATCTTAATGGGAGAGCATGCGGTTGTCTATGACTATCCTGCTATAGCCTTGCCTTTTAACTCTGCGAATGTAACAGTTACCATTACACCTTCTCAATCAGACCAATCTTTTATTCATAGTTCATATTATGATGGCGTTTTAGACGACGCTCCTATTACTTTGGATAATCTAAAGCAAGCAATTCTAGTCACTTTGAATAGCTTAAAGCTTACTTCTACTCCGATGGACATCACAATAGATAGTTCTATTCCATCAGGTCGTGGAATGGGTTCATCTGCTGCTGTGAGTGTAGCTCTTGTTCGTGCTTTAGCAAACTTTTACAAACACTCGATCTCAGATTATCAACTTAACTTTATCGTAAACCAAGCTGAAGTGATTGCACATGAATCGACAAGTGGACTAGATACACTTCTAGCAAGCACGAACTCTCCAGTGATTTACCGAAAAAGTAAAGCTGCCAAACCTATTCGACTTAACCTAGATGCCTACTTAATCGTTGCTGATAGTGACATGCCAGGACAGACAAAAACAGCTGTGAGTAAAGTAAGACAATTAAAAGAAGCACGCCCAGAATTCATACGCTCAGCAATGCGTGCAATTGGTGGTTTCGTCCAACAATCTGTTGAAGCCATTCAAGAAAAAAACATCAATGAATTAGGTCGCTTAATGACTTATAATCATTATTACTTAAACCAATTAGAAATTTCAAATTCCCACATCGACCGCATTGTGAATGCCGCTTGGTTAGCTGGTGCTTTAGGCGCTAAATTAACTGGTGGTGGATTAGGTGGGTGTGTTATTGCCCTAGCACAAACCAAAGCAGAAGCATTACTTATTCGACAAGCAATGAGTGAGGCTGGCGCTACAAAAACATGGGAATTAGATTTAAAAACAATATAG
- a CDS encoding type 2 isopentenyl-diphosphate Delta-isomerase, whose product MTKDIQPSLAQQRKDDHVNLALEQQNKLNTSPFDDIRFMHHSFSDVKFDDIDISTNWANTTHRLPFYINGMTGGSKYTRQFNDSLSKLAHETGLAMASGSVSVALKEPEVRDSFTIIRKNNPNGFVMANLGAHHDLENAKRAVDLLQANALQIHLNTPQEVVMPEGDRDFSMWKDNIHHIVKDLGVPVIVKEVGFGMSKETIEELISLGVKNVDVSGRGGTNFVNIENDRRDTIDYSLLGEWGQTTPESLLESLSLQKEVNILASGGVRTYYDIVKAIALGAKATGLSGKLLSTVHQEGVEAATQVVLDWEKAIKHMLLLLNCRNLEELQQTQLLLRGPLRDYADLREIDYKYLAKR is encoded by the coding sequence ATGACAAAAGATATTCAACCTTCACTTGCTCAACAACGTAAAGATGATCATGTGAACTTAGCGTTAGAACAACAAAACAAATTAAATACATCGCCGTTCGATGATATTCGCTTTATGCATCATTCATTCAGTGATGTAAAATTTGATGATATCGATATTTCAACTAACTGGGCGAATACAACTCATCGCTTACCTTTCTATATTAATGGTATGACTGGCGGCTCAAAATATACTCGACAGTTCAATGATTCACTGTCAAAACTTGCACATGAAACTGGGCTAGCGATGGCTTCAGGTTCAGTCAGTGTTGCTTTAAAAGAACCTGAAGTCAGAGACTCATTCACGATTATTCGTAAAAACAACCCAAATGGCTTTGTTATGGCAAACTTAGGCGCGCATCATGACTTAGAAAATGCCAAGCGTGCTGTTGATTTACTTCAAGCGAATGCTTTACAAATTCATTTAAATACACCGCAAGAAGTCGTTATGCCTGAAGGTGACCGTGACTTTTCAATGTGGAAAGATAACATTCATCACATCGTTAAAGATTTAGGTGTGCCAGTCATTGTTAAAGAAGTTGGCTTTGGTATGAGCAAAGAAACAATCGAAGAATTAATATCGCTTGGTGTGAAAAATGTCGATGTAAGTGGTCGAGGCGGAACTAACTTCGTCAATATCGAGAACGATCGACGAGACACAATCGATTACAGTTTACTTGGAGAATGGGGACAAACAACACCGGAGTCCTTATTAGAATCGCTATCATTACAAAAAGAAGTGAACATTCTCGCAAGTGGCGGCGTTCGAACTTATTACGATATAGTTAAAGCAATCGCACTCGGAGCAAAAGCAACTGGTTTATCAGGTAAGTTACTCTCAACTGTTCATCAGGAAGGTGTGGAAGCTGCAACTCAGGTTGTTCTAGACTGGGAAAAAGCAATCAAACACATGCTTCTATTACTTAACTGTCGTAACCTTGAAGAATTACAACAAACTCAACTATTACTTCGTGGTCCACTGCGTGACTATGCAGATTTACGTGAGATTGATTATAAATATTTAGCCAAGCGCTAA
- a CDS encoding aldo/keto reductase yields the protein MYIANEQRYEKMIYNRVGNSGLKLPAISLGLWHNFGDVDSLSNQREIIHGAFDMGITHFDLANNYGPPAGSAEINFGRILKEDLKSYRDELIISSKAGYYMWPGPYDEWGSKKNIIASCDQSLKRLELDYVDIFYHHRPDSDTPLTETAHALDLLVRQGKALYVGISNYSAEDTKKMTHILKAQGTPFVIHQPSYSMFNRWVEDGLKDVLVEEELGAIAFSPLSQDLLTNRYLNGVPEDSRAHRSDSPFLSEENVASMIDKVRKLNDIASQRGQSLAEMTIAWILRDVIITSVLVGASRLSQLQSNVKALDNLDFSKEELAMIEAVIN from the coding sequence ATGTATATTGCAAATGAACAACGATACGAGAAAATGATTTATAACCGTGTTGGTAATAGTGGCTTAAAATTACCAGCAATTTCGCTTGGTTTATGGCATAACTTTGGAGATGTAGATTCTTTAAGCAATCAACGTGAAATTATTCATGGGGCCTTTGATATGGGAATTACGCATTTTGATTTAGCAAACAATTACGGTCCACCAGCGGGTAGTGCTGAGATTAATTTTGGACGTATATTAAAAGAGGATTTAAAATCATATCGTGATGAATTAATTATCTCATCGAAAGCTGGTTACTATATGTGGCCGGGACCTTATGATGAGTGGGGTTCTAAGAAAAACATCATTGCAAGTTGTGATCAAAGTTTAAAACGGCTTGAGTTAGATTATGTAGATATCTTCTATCATCACCGTCCAGACAGTGACACGCCGTTAACAGAAACAGCACATGCATTGGACTTACTTGTGCGACAAGGAAAAGCTTTGTATGTGGGTATTTCGAACTATTCTGCAGAAGATACGAAGAAAATGACTCATATTCTAAAAGCGCAAGGTACACCTTTTGTTATCCATCAACCCAGTTACAGTATGTTTAATCGTTGGGTTGAAGATGGCTTAAAAGATGTGTTAGTTGAAGAAGAATTAGGCGCGATTGCTTTCAGTCCTTTATCTCAAGACTTATTAACAAATCGTTACTTAAATGGCGTGCCAGAAGATTCTCGTGCACATCGAAGTGACAGTCCGTTCCTATCTGAAGAGAATGTTGCTTCAATGATTGATAAAGTGAGAAAACTGAATGATATTGCATCGCAACGTGGTCAAAGTCTAGCAGAGATGACGATAGCCTGGATTTTACGTGATGTTATCATTACGAGTGTTCTAGTAGGCGCAAGCCGTTTGAGCCAGTTACAAAGTAACGTGAAAGCATTAGATAATTTAGACTTTAGCAAAGAAGAATTGGCTATGATTGAAGCGGTTATAAATTAA